In Clostridium ljungdahlii DSM 13528, the genomic window CTTTTATTATGCGCTTTTATTCGGATTTTTTATAGGTATATAAACTTTGACTTCAGCTCCACCTTCATCATTATTTTTAACTTTAACAGTACCACCTAATTTATCTACCAAAGTTTTGACAATATAAAGTCCTAAACCTGAATGTCCTTTTTCCTTTGACCTGGATTCATCCCCTTCATAAAACTTTTTAAATACATTTTCTAAATCTTTTCTTGAAAATCCACATCCAGTATCGTAAACAGAAAAAATAACTTTATTTGAATTTAACTTTAAATTTAAAGTTATTCTTCCATCTTCTTTAGTAAACCTTAAACTATTGGAAACTAAGTTATCAAGTATTTCTGATAATACATAAGTATCTATTTTTATTAGATCATTAGAACTTCTCAAATCTTGAATATTACATACAAATTTTACTTTTTTGCCCTGTGCTAGTACATCGTAATCCATACTTTTTTCATTTATATAAGCTACTAAATCACATTCACTATCACTTAGTTTAAAAGTTTCACTTTCAATCTTAGTTAGTAAATTTATTCTTTGAACTTGATTGGACATTCTATCTATATTTCTGTTTATTAAATTTAAGTACCTATATAGCTTGTCCTTATCCAATTTGTTACTTTCTAAAAGTCCTTCTACATGCCCTTTTATAATTGTAATGGGGGTTTTTAAATCATGTGCAACATCACTTACTATTTCTCTTCTCTCTTCTTCCATTTTCCACTGGTTTTCTAATGATTTCTTTAAATCTACTCTCATATCCTCAAATGACTTGCAGAGTTTCCCAAGTTCATTGTCATTTTCATAACTTATCTTAAACTCCAAGTCCCTAACTCTTATTCTTTCTGCAGCCTCCATTAACTGTTTTAAAGGTACATTTAATTTCTTGTTAAATCTACGGCCAAAAAATATGCTAAATAATATGATATACACAAATGGGGAAAGTATTACAAAAGTATCTGAATACCTAGCAATAAAGTTAAAGTTAGGATTTTTAGCACTACATCTTATATAATATTTTAATATAACCATTCCTTTTAAGTCTTTGTTATCTATAATAGGGATAGACATTATAATTTCTGGATTTATCCGTCCATTAATTTTAGTTGTTTGATCTTTGCTTATAGGCACTTCTGATGCAATAGGCTTTTTAAAATAACCATAAGAAAGTCTACCAGCTGAATCTACTACCTCATATTCAATACCAACTGTAGGTATTACTTTTTCAAGTTTATTTTTAAAATCTTTATTTAATATTTTATCCTTATT contains:
- a CDS encoding sensor histidine kinase, which encodes MGKLNIIKNITFKRQFMLSIISVIILSIFFTLAGLVLHIQLINKGVILRAGYYSDLVPGIKQYINKNKDKILNKDFKNKLEKVIPTVGIEYEVVDSAGRLSYGYFKKPIASEVPISKDQTTKINGRINPEIIMSIPIIDNKDLKGMVILKYYIRCSAKNPNFNFIARYSDTFVILSPFVYIILFSIFFGRRFNKKLNVPLKQLMEAAERIRVRDLEFKISYENDNELGKLCKSFEDMRVDLKKSLENQWKMEEERREIVSDVAHDLKTPITIIKGHVEGLLESNKLDKDKLYRYLNLINRNIDRMSNQVQRINLLTKIESETFKLSDSECDLVAYINEKSMDYDVLAQGKKVKFVCNIQDLRSSNDLIKIDTYVLSEILDNLVSNSLRFTKEDGRITLNLKLNSNKVIFSVYDTGCGFSRKDLENVFKKFYEGDESRSKEKGHSGLGLYIVKTLVDKLGGTVKVKNNDEGGAEVKVYIPIKNPNKSA